The following proteins are encoded in a genomic region of Oceaniferula marina:
- a CDS encoding porin, giving the protein MKYPTLYSLFFTFITCFPLSAGEQVILSKPPADTPSSLDRLWGYATLYQNENNPVIQKFVLSGRLHADAIRFDEDPGNFEDMLWRRFRFGFKSSWFDHFTLQLEADIDLNDMDSDELDDSYNRLTDAYIGWSRSKALAIKLGKQSAGFTLDGATSSKKLLTPERSTVATNLWFPTEYFTGISTKGRIDHWSYQTGAFSSSDDEEFGTFDSGYFGLISLGYDFKHLTGCDRSEARIDYVYNDPDYDGNVGTRDLRQVVSLSAWWENQRAGIATGLSFGDGIEGQSDLYGLEIMPYYTINDTWQLVFRYTYVYSPDDNGVRLNRYESQVVTGRCNAAHEWFLGINTYFYGHKLKWQNGIEYIHTNDRADDGGEYSGWGLTSAFRMYF; this is encoded by the coding sequence ATGAAATACCCAACCCTCTACTCCCTTTTTTTTACCTTCATCACCTGCTTTCCGCTCAGTGCCGGAGAGCAGGTGATTTTGTCTAAGCCTCCGGCAGACACCCCATCGTCTTTGGATCGCCTCTGGGGCTATGCCACGCTCTATCAAAACGAGAACAATCCGGTGATCCAAAAATTCGTCCTGAGTGGAAGATTGCATGCGGATGCCATCCGGTTCGATGAAGACCCGGGAAATTTCGAAGACATGCTCTGGCGACGATTCCGGTTCGGATTCAAATCCTCCTGGTTCGATCACTTCACCCTACAACTTGAGGCGGATATCGATCTCAACGACATGGATTCCGACGAGCTCGACGACAGCTACAACCGGCTCACCGATGCATACATCGGCTGGTCACGCAGCAAAGCGTTGGCAATCAAACTCGGCAAACAATCCGCCGGCTTCACCCTGGATGGTGCCACCTCATCCAAAAAACTGCTCACCCCGGAACGTAGCACTGTGGCGACCAACCTCTGGTTTCCCACCGAGTATTTCACCGGCATCTCCACCAAGGGAAGAATCGACCACTGGAGCTATCAAACCGGCGCCTTTTCATCCAGCGACGACGAGGAATTCGGCACCTTTGACAGCGGCTATTTCGGACTCATTTCGCTCGGATACGATTTCAAGCACCTCACCGGCTGTGACCGAAGCGAAGCCAGGATCGATTATGTTTACAACGACCCCGACTACGATGGCAATGTGGGAACCCGGGACCTCAGACAGGTCGTCAGCCTGAGCGCGTGGTGGGAAAACCAACGCGCTGGCATCGCCACAGGTTTATCCTTCGGTGATGGTATCGAAGGACAAAGCGACCTGTATGGCTTGGAAATCATGCCCTACTATACCATCAATGACACATGGCAGTTGGTCTTCCGCTACACTTATGTTTACAGCCCGGATGACAACGGCGTGCGCCTCAACCGCTACGAAAGCCAAGTGGTTACCGGTCGCTGTAACGCCGCCCATGAATGGTTTCTCGGGATCAACACCTATTTCTACGGACACAAACTCAAATGGCAAAACGGGATCGAATACATCCACACCAATGATCGGGCCGACGATGGTGGCGAGTATTCGGGGTGGGGCCTCACCTCCGCCTTCCGGATGTATTTTTAA
- the queG gene encoding tRNA epoxyqueuosine(34) reductase QueG — MNGKIIKGNIQQVAKQLGFDDCRVSRARVAGHADQYLQWVQDGCAGDMKWLERNVERRCDPRLVVDGACSVVSLALNYYPGEQDPDVGYRIAKYAWNEDYHDIMEGKLRDLNEAMVEMGGVQRFYSDTGPVLERDFATASGLGWNGKSCVQIHRGIGTWFFLAEMITTLDLPADDPFGDHCGKCTRCMVACPTEAITEAHRVDARRCISYLTIEHMGSIPVEFRKLIGDRIYGCDTCLDVCPWNRFASMSRESKFHARQAVFQHRLRDFLDLDDEGFRGLFAKSPIKRIKRNRFLRNVCVALGNVGTKEDLAALRKAAEDEDSLISEHAQWAVKELEAK, encoded by the coding sequence TGCCCGTGTGGCGGGGCATGCAGATCAATACCTTCAGTGGGTTCAGGACGGTTGTGCCGGGGATATGAAGTGGCTGGAGCGCAATGTCGAGCGCCGTTGTGACCCTCGCTTGGTGGTTGATGGTGCCTGTTCGGTGGTGAGTCTGGCATTGAATTATTATCCAGGAGAGCAGGATCCGGACGTTGGCTATAGGATTGCTAAATATGCCTGGAATGAAGATTACCACGATATCATGGAGGGGAAGCTTCGGGATTTGAACGAAGCCATGGTGGAGATGGGTGGGGTGCAGCGGTTTTACTCGGATACCGGTCCTGTCTTGGAGAGGGATTTTGCCACGGCCTCCGGGCTCGGTTGGAATGGTAAATCCTGTGTGCAGATTCACCGAGGCATCGGAACCTGGTTTTTTCTGGCTGAGATGATTACGACCTTGGATTTGCCCGCGGATGATCCATTCGGGGACCATTGCGGGAAGTGCACCCGGTGTATGGTGGCGTGTCCAACCGAGGCTATTACCGAGGCCCACCGAGTGGATGCACGGAGATGTATTTCCTATCTCACGATTGAGCACATGGGGTCGATTCCGGTGGAGTTTAGAAAGCTGATAGGGGATCGGATTTACGGCTGTGATACTTGCCTGGATGTCTGTCCCTGGAATCGCTTTGCGAGTATGAGTCGGGAGAGTAAGTTTCATGCTCGTCAGGCGGTGTTTCAACATCGCTTGCGTGATTTTTTAGATCTGGATGACGAGGGGTTCAGGGGATTGTTTGCCAAGTCTCCGATCAAGCGGATCAAGCGAAACCGTTTTCTTCGGAACGTGTGTGTTGCCCTCGGGAATGTGGGAACGAAAGAGGATTTGGCAGCTTTACGAAAGGCAGCTGAAGATGAGGATTCCTTGATCTCGGAGCATGCCCAGTGGGCAGTGAAAGAGCTTGAGGCAAAGTAG